The Burkholderia pyrrocinia genomic sequence CGCTTGCCTGCCCGCCTGCCGGTTGCGCGCCCGCCAGGGCCATCGCAACCCGGTGTCCCAAAAATAATGGCCGCGCGCGTGGACGCCTGTAAAATACGCAAAAAATTTTTGCAGAGTGTCCATGTCGCTTAAAAAATCGCCATTCTTCGAGCTGCGCAGCGGATCGGTCGATACGTTGCTGTTCACCGTGAAGACGACCGATCTCGACGCGTTGCGTGCCGAACTGGTCAAGCGCTTCGAAGCGACTCCCGAGTTTTTTGCCGACGATGTCGTCGCGATCGACGTCCGCCGCCTGGCGGAGGGCGAGCGCGTCGCGCTGGCCGATATCCGCCAGATGCTGAACGATGTGCGGATGCGTCCGGTGGGCGTGGTCGCATCGGCAACGCAGGGCTGGGCGGGGGAAGCCGGCCTGCCGTTGCTCGAGGCGCGCGATCGCCGCGCGCCGAAGCCGGCCGAGGGCTCGGAAGCGTCGCCGGTCGCCGAGGCCGTCGTCGCTGCAGCCGCCGCGGCGGCGCCCGAGCAGGCGTCCGAGCCGGCGCCGGCGTCGAACCAGACGGGCGGCCAGACGCTCGTGATCGACCGGCCGTTGCGTTCGGGGCAGCAGATTTACGCGAAAGGAGACCTCGTGGTGCTCGCGCCGGTCAGTCACGGCGCGGAGATCATCGCGGAAGGCAATATCCACATCTACGCGCCGTTGCGCGGCCGCGCACTCGCGGGCGTGCACGGCAATCACGACGCGCGCATTTTCTGCACGTGTCTCGAACCGGAACTGATTTCGATCGCGGGTATCTATCGAACAACCGAGAACCCGTTGCCCGCCGAAGTACTGGGCAAGGCGGTGCAGATCCGGCTCGAAGAGGAAAAACTGATGATCGAACCGCTGCGCCTGACGTAATTCACGCGGTGCGCGCCGGATCGATCGGCTCTCATTGACGAACACAGGGTATTGGGTAAATGGCAAAAATCATCGTGGTGACCTCGGGCAAGGGCGGCGTGGGCAAGACGACGACGAGCGCGAGCTTTGCGTCCGGTATCGCGCTGCGCGGCCACAAGACGGCCGTGATCGACTTCGACGTCGGCCTGCGCAACCTCGATCTCATCATGGGCTGCGAGCGCCGCGTGGTGTACGACCTCGTGAACGTGATCCAGGGCGAAGCGAACCTGAACCAGGCGCTGATCAAGGACAAGAAGTGCGAGAACCTGTTCATCCTGCCGGCGTCGCAGACGCGCGACAAGGATGCGCTGACGCGCGACGGCGTCGAGAAGGTGCTCAACGACCTGGTCGCGATGGACTTCGAATACATCGTCTGCGATTCGCCGGCCGGCATCGAGGCCGGCGCGCTGCACGCGATGTACTTCGCGGACGAAGCGCTGATCGTCACGAACCCGGAAGTGTCGTCGGTGCGCGACTCGGACCGCATTCTCGGCATCCTGTCGTCGAAGACGAAGCGCGCGACCGAAGGCAAGGATCCGATCAAGGAACACCTGCTGATCACGCGCTACAGCCCGAAGCGCGTGAGCGAAGGCGAGATGCTGTCGCTCGAGGACATCAGCGAGATCCTGCGCATCAAGCTGATCGGCGTGGTGCCAGAGTCGGAAGCCGTGCTGCACGCGTCGAACCAGGGCCTGCCGGCCGTGCACATCGACGGCACCGACGTCGCCGAAGCGTACAAGGACGTCGTCGCGCGCTTCCTCGGCGAGGACAAGCCGCTGCGCTTCACCGATTACCAGAAGCCGGGCCTGCTGCAGCGCCTCTTCGGCAGCAAGTAACGGAGGCCGCCCATGTCCATCCTTTCGTTTCTCCTCGGCGAGAAGAAGAAGTCCGCATCGGTCGCGAAGGAGCGCCTGCAGCTCATCATCGCGCACGAGCGGGTCGGCGGCCGGCCGCCGGCCGATTACCTGCCGGCGCTGCAGAAGGAGCTCGTCGCGGTCATCTCGAAGTACGTCCATATTTCGGACGATGACATCCGCGTGAGCCTCGAGCGCCAGGACGATCTCGAAGTCCTCGAAGTGAAGATCGAGATCCCGCAAGCCTGACCCTTGCCTGTCCCTCCGCACGGCGGCATCCGCCGCCGTGCGCGTCTTACGCCCTGTTGCACTTTCGGGCACGCCGTAACAACGCGTCTGTCGGCCGTTATCGGTCCTCCCGCATTGAACGAATACGCTTTGCGTTACTTGTTCAACCAGGAGGTTGTGATGGCTGTCTCTACCGTTCACCGTCGTATCGTTTCGCTCGCGCTGTTTGCCGCGGGCCTGTCAGCCGTCGTCGCGCCGTTTGCCGCGCATGCGGACGAGATTCTCGTCGGCGCACCCGTGATCGCGCCGCAGGGCCGCGTGGTCGTCGCCGAGCCGGTCGCCGTGCGTACCGAGGAAATCGTCGTCGTCGCGCCGAATGCGCCGCCGCCCGTGCGCTACGAGGTCCTGCCGACGGTGCGGGTGGGCTATGTGTGGGAGCGCGGTCACTGGCACTGGGACCATGGGCGCTACGTGTGGATCGGTGGTCACTGGGAAGCCGAGCGCGTCGGCATGCAATGGGTGCCGGGCCACTGGGATCAGCGCGGTCCGAACTGGTTCTGGACCCGCGGCCACTGGGCGTGACGGAGGCGCGTGATGAAAAGAACCGCAATCGCCATCGCGCTCGTCGCGATCACGCTGGCCGGGTGCATCGTCGTGCCGGCGCGGCCCGTCTACTACCGGCCGGCACCCGTCGTGATTTACTGAGCGTCGCGCGGGCCGGGCTGCGCCGGGGCGTGCGTGCCGGGCGCCGCCGGCCCAGCGTCGTGCGTCGCCGCCGCGTGCGTAGCGTGTTCGCCCGGCGCAGCGGCGGTCGGCGCGTCGGTGCCTTCGTCGCGCAGCGTGTCGAGCGGATCGGCGGGCGCGGCGGTCGCATCCTGCGGCTCGGTGACGCCGGCCGCACCCGCCGCACCCATCGAGGCGGCCGCGGCCGGTTCCGCGGCCGCAGCGGGCGGCGCGAGATAGCGCTGCGCGAGCGTTTCGTAGAGCGGCGGCGCGAAAAAGCGCGACACGCGGCTCGACACCAGCGCGGTGGCCATCAGCGAAATCACGAGCGCGTGGCCGTTGATCATCTCCATCACGATCACGAACGACGTGATCGGCGACTGCGTGACGGCCGCAAGATAGCCGACCATCGCGAGCGCGATCAGCATCGGCAGGCTCATGTTGCCGAACACGATGTGCAGCAGGTTGCCGAACCCGGCGCCGATCGACAGCGACGGCGCGAAGATCCCGCCCGGGATGCCCGGCAGGTACGACGCGACCATCGACACCATTTTCAGGAACGGGTAGAACACCGACAACTGCTCGCGGCCGTCGAGCAGGCCGCGCGCCTCGGCATAGCCGCTGCCGAACGTCGTGCCGCCCGACACGAGGCCGACGACGGCGATCACGAAGCCGCATAGCGCGGCGAACGCGATCGGCCGCTCGCGATACAGGCCGAGCAGTTGCGCGGGCAGCCAGCGCCCCGTGTTGAGCAGCAGCCAGCAGAACAGGCCGCCCGCGATGCCCGTCACGATCGCGGTGACCAGCACCGCGAGCGCCAGCAGCTTCGGAAAATGGAGGCCGGCATCGATCGTGCCGAAATACGTGTAGTTGCCGTTCAGGCCGAGCGCGACGACGCCGGCGAGGATGATCGCGGTGATCAGCACGCCGCTCGCGCGCGCGGAGAAGCTGCGCGTCAGCTCCTCGATCGCGAACACGATCCCGGCGAGCGGCGTATTGAATGCGGCCGACAGCCCGGCCGCCGCGCCGGCCAGCACCAGCTGGCGTTCGATCTGCGCGTTCGAGCGCGGGTAGAAGCGCCGCAGGTTGAACATCAGCGCTGCGCCGACCTGCACGGTCGGCCCTTCGCGGCCGATCGTGAAGCCGCCCAGAATGCCCAGGAACGAGACCAGCACCTTGCCGAACAGGATGCGCAGCGTCAGCAGCCGGGCGCCGAACGCACTCGGGCGCGCATGCAGCGTCGCGATTACCTGCGGGATGCCGCTGCCCTCGGCGCCGCGGAAGAAGCGGCGTGTGATCCATACCGACAGGGCGGCGATCGCCGGCGTCAGCAGCAGCGGCAGCCACGTGGCATGATCGCGCATCGTGCGGAACGTCTCGTAGCCCCAGTCGATCAGCCGCGCATAGAGCACGGCCGCGAGGCCGACGACGATCGCGCCGAGCCAGAAAACGCCGTACTGGCGCCAGATTCGCAGCGAGCGGCGGGTGAGAGCAGGAAACAGCGCGGGAAGGGCGGGGCGTGGCATCGGCGCGGGCCGGAAGGCAAAGACCGCATTATAAGAACGAACCGCAGCCACGCCGTGTGCGACAGCGTTTCGCAAGCTTGATGCATTTTGTTACAAACGTAATGTCGAAGTAATGTTCGCGCACGGCAACCGTCGCTAGCATGCCGAAATGGTCGTCAATCCCCACATATCGTGAAACGCATCCTCATCGTAAAAGTGACGTCGCTCGGCGACGTCGTCCAGACGCTACCCGTCGTCGCGGACCTGCATCGCGCCTTTCCCGGCGTGACGGTCGACTGGGCCGTCGACGAATCGTGCGCCGAGGTCGTGCGCTGGCACCCGGGCGTGAGCGCCGTCCTGTGCGCACCGCTGCGACGCTTCAAGAAGCTCCGGAATGTCGGCGACCTGAAGGCGATCTCGGCGTCGATCGGCGCGTTGCGCGCGCACCGCTACGATGCCGTCATCGACCTGCACGGCGTCTACAAGAGCGCGATCATTTCCGCGCTGGCGCGCGCCGCGCGCCGCTTCGGCTACCAGACGCAGGATCTCGGCGAAACGGGCGCACGCTTCGCGTATTCGCATCGCTTCGGCCCGCGGCCGGACTGCGACGCATGGCACGGGATGCGCGTGAGCGCCGGCGAGGCGTTCGGCTACGTGCCCGAAGGCGTCGCCACGTACGGCATCGTCGCGCCGCAGGACGCGAGCCTGCCGGCCGCCGTGACCGACGGCGCGCCGTTCATGCTGCTGTTCCATGCGACGTCCAATCCCGACAAGAAATGGCCGGCTGACCACTGGGCCGCGCTCGCCACGCAGATGATGGCGCGTGGCGTGCGCGTGCTGGTGCCGTGGGGATCGGCTGCCGAGCATGACGATGCGCAGGACATCGCCGCGCGCGCGCCGGGCGCGATCGTGCTGCCCGCGATGACCGTGCGCGAACTCGGTGCGGCGCTCGGCCGGGCCGCGCTCGTGGTGGGGGTCGATACGGGGTTCGTGCATATGGCGCACGCGCTGCAGCGGCCGACCGTGATGATTTTCGTCGCGACGTCGCGTCACCATTGCGGCATCGGCGGCGCACCGAATGCACTGTCGATCGGCGAGCCGGGCACGATCCCGTCCGTCGAGCAGGCGCTCGACGCGATCGATACGGTCGACCCTGCGTATGGCGCGCTGCGCGCGCGGCTGACCGCCTGACGCAGCGGGCCGGGCCGGTTCAGGCCAGCAGCGCCTCGACCGTGATGACGGCGGCGATGGCCGCCAGATTCGCCAGCAGCGCCTCGAACACGAGGCCGCGCCATGTCTTCGGCCGGAAGCGCAGCGCGAGCAGCAGCGCGCCACCCAGCGCGAGCGCGAGGATCAGGACGAGATCGGCATTGCCGAGGCGGATGTTCATGGCGGCGGCTCCTTCGGGGTGGGATCCGGGGGGCGCGCAGCGGCGCGCCCAGGATCGAGTATAGGTAGCGCCGGTCGCCACACAACCCGGGCCGCCCCGGAGTCTCAGACGAGCGACGCGTCGCGCGTTTCGCGCATCAGCAGCACGCCGACCAGGCTGATCGCCGCCGCGACCGAGACGTAGCCGCCAACCCACGACAGCCCGCCGCGCGCAGCCAGCAGTTGCGCGATATACGGCGCGATCGATGCGCCGAGAATCCCGCCGAGGTTGTACGCGACGCCCGCGCCCGTGTAGCGGACGTTGGTCGGGAACAGTTCCGGCAGCAACGCGCCCATCGGCGCGAACGTCACGCCCATCAGGAACAGTTCGATCGTCAGGAACAGCGCGACGAGCGGCATCGAGCCGCTGCCGAGCAGCGGTTCCATTGCAAAACCCGACAGCAGCGCGGCGATTGCGCCGACCACGAGCACCGGCTTGCGGCCGAAACGGTCCGATGCCCACGCGGAAAGCGGCGTCGCGAGCCCCATGAACACGACCGCGAAACACAGCAGGCCGAGGAAGCTCTGGCGCGGAATATGCAGCGCCGACACGCCGTACGACAGCGAGAACACCGTCGAGATATAGAACAGCGTGTAGCAGACGACCATCGCGAGCGCGCCGAGCAGCGTCGGCTGCCAGTGTTGCGTGACGAGCGTCGCGACCGGCACGCGCACGCGCTCGTTGCGGTCGAGCGCCGCCTGGAACGCGGGCGTTTCGGTGATCTTGAGCCGCACGTACAGGCCGACCGCGACGAGCACTGCGCTGACCAGGAACGGGATGCGCCAGCCCCAGCTGCGGAACTGCTCGTCGGACAGCGATAGCGCGAGCGCGAAGAACAGCCCGTTCGACATCAGGAAGCCGACCGAGGGCCCGAGCTGCGGGAACATCCCGAACCAGCCGCGCTTGCCCTGCGGCGCGTGCTCGGTCGCGAGCAGCGCTGCGCCGCCCCATTCGCCGCCGAGGCCGATCCCCTGGCCGAAGCGCAGCACGCACAGCAGCACCGGCGCGAGCGTGCCGATCGCGTCGTAGCCGGGCACGAAGCCGATCGCGGTGGTGGACACGCCCATCACGAGCAGCGACGCGACGAGCGTCGATTTGCGGCCGATGCGGTCGCCGAAATGCCCGAACAGGAACGAGCCGATCGGGCGCGCAATGAACGCGATGCCGAACGTGACGAATGCGGACAGCGCCTGCGCGGTCGCGGAGCCGTGCGGGAAGAAGACGGGGCCGATGACGAGCGCGGCGGCCGTCGCGTACACATAGAAATCGTAGAACTCGATCGCGGTGCCGATGAAGCTCGCGAACACGATGCGCCGGTGGCTGACGGCGCCGGCCGAGCCGGTTGCGTGTGCAACGGCCGGGGGAGATGCGGACATGGATGTCTCCGTTTTGTCGTTGGGGCGGTCGGCTGTGCGTGCGCTCGGGCAGGCGGACGCCTGCCGGGGGCAGCCGAGCGGATGATGCGGTGGCGCCGTGGACGCGCGCCGTGGCGCGAACGTCACCCGCCGGTCGACGATGGAGACGGGTACGTCGCCGCCGCCCGGTGCCGGCGTGGTCGGCTCGCATGCCGGATGGGGCGCGCGAACGCGCGCGCGGCGTGATGGCCGCGCGATTGCGGAAAATTATAGCCAGCGCCGCCGCACACCGGCAATCGCGGCGCGGCGGGCGGTCAGTCGAGCGATTGCGCCTGCGCGGACGCAGTGCTTTGCAACTGGAAGTGACCGTCGTCGTTGAAGAGCCAGCCTTCCATCATTTCGATCTGACCGTTGCCGTCGAGCAGTCGCGACGGCGGCGCCGGCAGCGGCGCCGAGCGGCGCAGCGACGCGAGCGCGAGCGCTTCCGCTTCGCTGTCGCCGTTGCTGCGATAGACGGAGGCGTTGACGAGGCGGCCGTTGCGATCGACGGTGAATGCGACGACGACGAGCGAGCGGAGCATCGCCTGCGGTGTGCCGTGCAGTACGCCGGACGGATTGCGTTCGGCAACGCGTTGCGCGATCTCGACGCGATACTGGGCGCGGCTCGCGCTGCGCGTGATCGACGGAATCGTCAGGACCGGGTGCAGCGACGGCGGCGGCGTGATCGTGCATGCGGCAAGCATGGTGGCGACGGCCAGCGCAGCAACACGCAGCCGGTCGACGCGCGGATGGAGAACGGGGCGCATGGGAGATAGCCAGAAGTGACTATAAAAAAATGATAGGCGTGCGCACGCAAGCCGATATCGGGAGAAACGCATAACGCGCGATGCGAGACGTTGCGATCGCTGATGATGACGGTCGGGCGCCGCATCGCACGTCGCGATGTGACGTGACATGTGACAGCGCGCTCGACTCGCTCGCGTTACGGCAGCGCACGCGCATGCCGGCGCGCCATGTTGCAAGTTTGAAAGCTTGAATGGCGCGGCGCGCGAGTCTCGCGCAGGCTCGCGTCGATCGTCCGGCTGCGCGTAGCGGTCGCCGAATGCGGCACTGCGACCGACGTCCGCACAATCACATGCGATGTCCTTCGTCCGGTTCAGAAGCCGTGCGTGACGAGCGACAGCACCGACAGGTCCGGATGCGTGCCGTCGATGATGCTCTTGCCGATGTGCACGGCTTCGTGGACTGCTTCATCGATGCTCGCGAAGCTTTCCTCGCCGTCCGCGTGGAACGGCACTGCGTGGCCGGGCAGTGCGGGATTCGCGCCCGGATGGCACACGTAGCCGGTGTACGTGTAGCGCGTGTCGCTGCCGGGCGCGGTGGCCGGCACGACATGGATCTCGAAGCCTTCGTAATCGACGTGATCCGTCGGTGTCGACAGTTCGGTCATGGCGATCTCCGTGTGCCGCGCGCAGGGGTGGCGTGTGCGGCATCGAGTACGCGGCGGCGGTCGTGTCGCCGTGTTGAACGAATTCTAGGTGATCGCGGGGCGGGCCGGGAGGCTTCCGGCGGGGCGCGACAGCGGCCGTTGCGCGGATTCGGTTGTGCGCTGCCGCGAGCGCGAGTTCCGCCTCGACGGACGCGCTCGCGCGCATGGCTGCGTCACTGTTTGCAGCGCGCGTCCTTTCGCTGCACGACCACGATCACCGGGTACTTCTGGCCGTGGTCGAGCTCCACGCGCGCCACGACGGTCAGCGTTGCCGGATCGGAATCGTCGTATACGCTGACCTGTTCGTTCCGGAGGTAGGTCACGCCGGTGCAGTTCGACGTGCGCCCGTCGTCCGACACCTTGCACTGGAGATCGTTGTCCTTCAGGTAGTTGTAGGGCGACGGGCTCGCGAGGTATTCGCTCAGGCCGCGCGGCGAGCCGCCGACGCCGGTCACGTAAGCGATCGCGCACGACGCCTGCGCGCCGCTGCCGGAGGCGGTGTCGGCCGCCGCGTGCGTGCTGACGGCAGCCAGCATGGCGACGAGCGACGAGACGATGAAGGGTTTCATGACGTGGGTTTCCCGTTTTCGCGAATCGGAGCGCGGGATTGTAACGGCAACCGGTGCGATGCGTCGGAACGTTGGGGCAGGGGCGTGCGGACAAACAAAAACCCCGTCATTCAGCGAATGGACGGGGTTTGGCGAATTTCCTGGCGGAAGCGGTGAGATTCGAACTCACGGACAGTTTCCCGTCGCTGGTTTTCAAGACCAGTGCCTTAAACCGCTCGGCCACGCTTCCACGCGAGGCGGCATTGTAACCGAAATGCCGCCGCTGTCGACCGGAGTCGGCATCGCTTCAATCGTCGCGCAGGAACAATTCCTGCAGGTCGTTGAGGAAACGCTGGCCGAGCGGCGTCGGCGCGATCTGCGTGAAATCGCGCGTGATCAGCCCGCGCCGTTCCGCTTCCTTCAGCGCCGGCTCGATCGTGCTCATCGGCAGGCCCGTGCGTTCGGCGAAGCTGTGCACGGGGAAGCCCTCGACGAGCCGCAGCGTGTTCAGCATGAACTCGAACGGCAGGTCGCGCGCGCCGACTTCACGCTCTTCCTGCACGGCCGCGCCGGCCATCGCCTGCTCGATGAAGGTCGCCGGATGCTTGTAGCGTGCCTGCCGCAGGATCCGGTTCGGGAACGACAGCTTCGTGTGCGCGCCCGCGCCGATCCCGAGATAGTCGCCGAAGCGCCAGTAGTTCAGGTTGTGCTTGCACTGATGATTCGGCTTCGCGTAAGCGGAAACTTCGTAGCGCCCGTAGCCGGCCTCGGCCGTGCGCGCGTGGATCCATTCCTGCATGTCGGCCGACGCGTCGTCGTCGGGGACGACCGGCGGGAACTTCGCGAACAGCGTATTCGGCTCGAGCGTCAGGTGATACAGCGACAGATGCGGCGGCGCGAACGACAGCGCGGTCTCGATGTCCGTGCGGCATTCGTCGAGCGTCTGGTTCGGCAGCGCGAACATCAGGTCGAGGTTGAAGTTGTCGAAGTTCTTCGCGGCGATCTCGACGGCCGCGCGCGCCTGCGCGGTGTCGTGAATCCGGCCGAGCGCCTTCAGGTGCGCCTCGTTGAAGCTCTGGATGCCGACCGACAGCCGGTTCACGCCGCTTGCGCGGAACTGCGCGAACTTCGCGGCCTCGAACGTGCCCGGATTCGCCTCGAGCGTGATCTCGGCATCGGCGTCGAGCGGCAGCAGCGCGCGCACGTCGGACAGCATCCGGTCGAGACCGGCCGCCGACAGCAGGCTCGGCGTGCCGCCGCCGATGAACACGGTATGCACCTGCCGTCCCCACACGAGCGGCAGCGCCTGTTCGAGATCGGCGCGCAGCGCGTCGAGATACTCGGTTTCAGGGAATCGTTCGCCTTTCCACTCGTGCGAGTTGAAATCGCAGTACGGGCACTTGCGCACGCACCACGGAAAATGCACGTACAGCGCGAGCGGCGGCAGCGACGTGAGCCGCACCTGTCCGGGCGACGTGAACGTCGCCACGACGCGCGCGCCGGTTTCCGCAGCCTGGCTCATGCGACCTCCCGCAGCGGATAGGTATCGGGCACGGTCATGCTTCCTCCGCGAGCCGCGCAAGCAGCGCCTTCAGCGCAAGCGCGCGATGGCTGTGCGTGTTCTTCACGGCCGGCTCGAGTTCGGCTGCCGTCGCGCCGAGCGACGGCAGGTAGAAATACGGGTCGTAGCCGAATCCGTGCTCGCCGCGCGGCGCGTCGACGATCTCGCCGGCCCAGCGCCCTTCGGCGAACAGCGGCTCTGGATCGTCCGCATGGCGCACGAGCGCGAGCACGCAGCAATAGTATGCGCGCCGGTCGTCGACGCCGCGCAACTGCTCGACGAGATACGCGTTGTTCGCCGCGTCGCCGTTGTCGCGGCCCGCGCGCTGCGCGTAGCGCGCCGAATAGACGCCCGGCGCGCCGCGCAGCACGCGCACGCACAGGCCCGAATCGTCAGCGATCGCCGGCAGCCCGGTGAGCCGCGACGCGTGCCGCGCCTTCGTCAGCGCGTTCTCGATGAACGTGCCGAAAGGTTCGTCCGCCTCGGGCACCGCAAGGTCGCCCTGCGGGACGATCTCGATGCCGACCGTCGAGAACAGCGCGGTGAATTCGCGCAGCTTGCCGGGGTTGTTCGACGCGAGAACGATGCGCGACAGCGGCGCGATGGTGCGATCGTCAGGCATGGCCGGCGCCCAGGACGTCTTTCTGCAGTTGCACGAGCTCGGCGATCCCGCCCTGCGCGAGGTCGAGCAGCGCGTTCATCTCGGCGCGCGAGAACGGCACGCCTTCGGCCGTGCCCTGGACTTCGACGAAACCGCCGGCGCCCGTCATCACGACGTTCATGTCGGTGTCGCAGCGCGAATCTTCCGCGTAGTCGAGGTCGAGCACCGGTGCGCCTTCGTACACGCCGACCGAGATCGCGGCGACGTGGTCGGTGAGCGGCGAGCGCGTGAGCTTGCCGGCCGCCATCAGCTTCGACACGGCGTCGTGCGCGGCGACGAATGCGCCGGTGATGCTCGCCGTGCGCGTGCCGCCGTCAGCCTGGATCACGTCGCAGTCGATGTGGATCGTGCGCGGGCCGAGTGCCTCGAGATCGAACACCGCGCGCAGCGCGCGGCCGATCAGGCGCTGAATTTCCTGCGTGCGGCCCGTCTGCTTGCCGCGCGCGGCTTCGCGGTCGCTGCGCGTGTGCGTCGCGCGCGGCAGCATCCCGTATTCGGCGGTCAGCCAGCCTTGCCCGCGATCACGCAGGAATTCGGGCACGCGCTCGGCGACGCTCGCGGTGCAGAGCACCTTGGTGTCGCCGAATTCGACCAGCACGGAGCCTTCCGCATGTTTCGTGTAGTGGCGCGTGAGGGCGACCTTGCGCAGTTCGTCGGCGCGGCGGCCGCTCGGGCGGGAAAGGGAGGACGTCATGTGGGAATCGCGGAAGGAGAGGAAACCCCGATTTTAGCGCCGAACGGCGGGCTTGCCCGGCGGGGTGGTCCGCAAAAATGGGATAATGCGCGCTTCCCGCCCCGCGCTGGTCCGATGCGCCGGGCGCCTCGACATATCCCCGCCCGCGAGGGCAACCAGACGGCGAGACGAACCATGATCTACAGCATGACGGGCTACGCGAGCGCGACGCGCGAACTCGCAACGGCCACCGGCAACGGCGGCACCAGCGTGTCGGTCGAACTGCGCACCGTGAACTCGCGCTTCCTCGACCTGAATTTCCGGATGCCGGACGACGTGCGCGCGTGCGAACCCGCGCTGCGCGAAATGCTGATGAACAAGCTGTCGCGCGGCAAGGTCGACGTGCGCATCAACCTGCAGCGCGGCGAACAGAGCATCGGCGCGGGCGCGCTGAACCAGTCGGCGCTCGGCCAGCTTGCCGATCTCGAGCGCGCGGTGCTCGACTCGTTCCCGGGCGTCGGCCGCCTGCGCGCGGGCGAGATCCTGCGCTGGCCCGGCGTGATCGCCGAAAGCGGCGTGTCGGCCGACGCGATCCGCGACGCGGTGCTCGCATGCGGCAAGGAAGCGATCGGCGAACTCGTCGTCGTGCGTTCGCGCGAAGGCGCGCAACTGGCGACGATGCTGCTGTCGAACGTCGCCGAGATGGAAGCGATCGTCGCGCGCATCACGCCGCTCGTGCCGGAGCTGATCGCGAAGCATCAGCAGAAGATCGTCGAGCGGCTGCAGGAAGCGCTCGGCATCGCGGCGCCCGAAGGCAGC encodes the following:
- the minC gene encoding septum site-determining protein MinC, encoding MSLKKSPFFELRSGSVDTLLFTVKTTDLDALRAELVKRFEATPEFFADDVVAIDVRRLAEGERVALADIRQMLNDVRMRPVGVVASATQGWAGEAGLPLLEARDRRAPKPAEGSEASPVAEAVVAAAAAAAPEQASEPAPASNQTGGQTLVIDRPLRSGQQIYAKGDLVVLAPVSHGAEIIAEGNIHIYAPLRGRALAGVHGNHDARIFCTCLEPELISIAGIYRTTENPLPAEVLGKAVQIRLEEEKLMIEPLRLT
- the minE gene encoding cell division topological specificity factor MinE, which produces MSILSFLLGEKKKSASVAKERLQLIIAHERVGGRPPADYLPALQKELVAVISKYVHISDDDIRVSLERQDDLEVLEVKIEIPQA
- a CDS encoding chloride channel protein; this encodes MPRPALPALFPALTRRSLRIWRQYGVFWLGAIVVGLAAVLYARLIDWGYETFRTMRDHATWLPLLLTPAIAALSVWITRRFFRGAEGSGIPQVIATLHARPSAFGARLLTLRILFGKVLVSFLGILGGFTIGREGPTVQVGAALMFNLRRFYPRSNAQIERQLVLAGAAAGLSAAFNTPLAGIVFAIEELTRSFSARASGVLITAIILAGVVALGLNGNYTYFGTIDAGLHFPKLLALAVLVTAIVTGIAGGLFCWLLLNTGRWLPAQLLGLYRERPIAFAALCGFVIAVVGLVSGGTTFGSGYAEARGLLDGREQLSVFYPFLKMVSMVASYLPGIPGGIFAPSLSIGAGFGNLLHIVFGNMSLPMLIALAMVGYLAAVTQSPITSFVIVMEMINGHALVISLMATALVSSRVSRFFAPPLYETLAQRYLAPPAAAAEPAAAASMGAAGAAGVTEPQDATAAPADPLDTLRDEGTDAPTAAAPGEHATHAAATHDAGPAAPGTHAPAQPGPRDAQ
- the waaC gene encoding lipopolysaccharide heptosyltransferase I yields the protein MKRILIVKVTSLGDVVQTLPVVADLHRAFPGVTVDWAVDESCAEVVRWHPGVSAVLCAPLRRFKKLRNVGDLKAISASIGALRAHRYDAVIDLHGVYKSAIISALARAARRFGYQTQDLGETGARFAYSHRFGPRPDCDAWHGMRVSAGEAFGYVPEGVATYGIVAPQDASLPAAVTDGAPFMLLFHATSNPDKKWPADHWAALATQMMARGVRVLVPWGSAAEHDDAQDIAARAPGAIVLPAMTVRELGAALGRAALVVGVDTGFVHMAHALQRPTVMIFVATSRHHCGIGGAPNALSIGEPGTIPSVEQALDAIDTVDPAYGALRARLTA
- a CDS encoding YXWGXW repeat-containing protein — translated: MAVSTVHRRIVSLALFAAGLSAVVAPFAAHADEILVGAPVIAPQGRVVVAEPVAVRTEEIVVVAPNAPPPVRYEVLPTVRVGYVWERGHWHWDHGRYVWIGGHWEAERVGMQWVPGHWDQRGPNWFWTRGHWA
- a CDS encoding MFS transporter: MSASPPAVAHATGSAGAVSHRRIVFASFIGTAIEFYDFYVYATAAALVIGPVFFPHGSATAQALSAFVTFGIAFIARPIGSFLFGHFGDRIGRKSTLVASLLVMGVSTTAIGFVPGYDAIGTLAPVLLCVLRFGQGIGLGGEWGGAALLATEHAPQGKRGWFGMFPQLGPSVGFLMSNGLFFALALSLSDEQFRSWGWRIPFLVSAVLVAVGLYVRLKITETPAFQAALDRNERVRVPVATLVTQHWQPTLLGALAMVVCYTLFYISTVFSLSYGVSALHIPRQSFLGLLCFAVVFMGLATPLSAWASDRFGRKPVLVVGAIAALLSGFAMEPLLGSGSMPLVALFLTIELFLMGVTFAPMGALLPELFPTNVRYTGAGVAYNLGGILGASIAPYIAQLLAARGGLSWVGGYVSVAAAISLVGVLLMRETRDASLV
- a CDS encoding TonB family protein, with translation MRPVLHPRVDRLRVAALAVATMLAACTITPPPSLHPVLTIPSITRSASRAQYRVEIAQRVAERNPSGVLHGTPQAMLRSLVVVAFTVDRNGRLVNASVYRSNGDSEAEALALASLRRSAPLPAPPSRLLDGNGQIEMMEGWLFNDDGHFQLQSTASAQAQSLD
- the minD gene encoding septum site-determining protein MinD codes for the protein MAKIIVVTSGKGGVGKTTTSASFASGIALRGHKTAVIDFDVGLRNLDLIMGCERRVVYDLVNVIQGEANLNQALIKDKKCENLFILPASQTRDKDALTRDGVEKVLNDLVAMDFEYIVCDSPAGIEAGALHAMYFADEALIVTNPEVSSVRDSDRILGILSSKTKRATEGKDPIKEHLLITRYSPKRVSEGEMLSLEDISEILRIKLIGVVPESEAVLHASNQGLPAVHIDGTDVAEAYKDVVARFLGEDKPLRFTDYQKPGLLQRLFGSK
- the hemW gene encoding radical SAM family heme chaperone HemW; translation: MSQAAETGARVVATFTSPGQVRLTSLPPLALYVHFPWCVRKCPYCDFNSHEWKGERFPETEYLDALRADLEQALPLVWGRQVHTVFIGGGTPSLLSAAGLDRMLSDVRALLPLDADAEITLEANPGTFEAAKFAQFRASGVNRLSVGIQSFNEAHLKALGRIHDTAQARAAVEIAAKNFDNFNLDLMFALPNQTLDECRTDIETALSFAPPHLSLYHLTLEPNTLFAKFPPVVPDDDASADMQEWIHARTAEAGYGRYEVSAYAKPNHQCKHNLNYWRFGDYLGIGAGAHTKLSFPNRILRQARYKHPATFIEQAMAGAAVQEEREVGARDLPFEFMLNTLRLVEGFPVHSFAERTGLPMSTIEPALKEAERRGLITRDFTQIAPTPLGQRFLNDLQELFLRDD